GTGTATGGTAAACGGTGCTGGACTTGCAATGGCAACAATGGACCTTATCAAGCAATCTGGTGGTGAGCCTGCAAACTTCCTTGATGTAGGAGGTACTGCAGATGCTGAACGTGTAGAAGCTGCTTTCCAATTAATACTTAAGGATCCAGCTGTAAAGGCAATCTTAGTAAACATTTTTGGAGGTATTGTACGTTGTGACCGTGTGGCACAAGGTATCATTGATGCATACAAAAACATGGGAACTATCAATGTGCCTATCATTGTACGTCTACAAGGAACTAACGCAGATATCGCAAAGAAATTAATAGATGATTCTGGACTTGATGTTCAATCTGCTATTGAATTCCAAGAAGCTGCAGATAAAGTACAGGCTGTACTAGCTTAATACTTGTAATACATAGATGCTACTTGTAGCATCCTTCAAATCCCACTTTATTTAAAGTGGGATTTTTTTTGTTTTATAATCACCACTGACTATTATAATCTACCGCTAGCCATCAATCGAATACAGTATTTTCTTAACATTGACTACTCTATACTTTCTTTAAGGATTCTAAGGTTATTATAATAAAATATCACTCCATATTTCACGTAATGCTTACTGTTGTTATCAATACATTATGAAGTTGATAATCACGCTTTCGCGAAAGCGTTACCGGAACAAACCCCCTACGTTAACAACTCATAACCAGCATTAAACAACAGTTAAGCTTAAACAACTCCTATAGAAAAACGAGAAATAAGTCGTCTATTTGCACTGTAATAATTCATCAAAAACCTCGAAAACATCGAGACAAAAAAGTAAATTATGAAAACATTAAACGTATTATTGGTAGCCGCTTTACTTGCAGTAAACACTGCCTTTGCAACAGGAACAGAACCAACATCAGACAACAAAGAAAAAACAGTTACAGAGCAAGTAGCTGTACTTTTGAACAAGCCAGAATTTGAAGTTACTAAGGAGCTTGTTGCTCAAGTAACATTAATGGTAAACAACAAACATGAAGTTGTTGTATTAAGCGTAGATACTGACGAGGAGTATGTAGCAGAGTTTATCAAGTCACGTCTTAACTATGAAAAGCTAAGTACAAGAACCATAGGAGAGCAATTTACATTACCAGTACGCATCGTCCCAGGAGCTTAAGGAGCTTCATCTATTATGCAAAGCTGAGCGTCGCTCGGCTTTTTTTATGCCCTATATTGATTGTGAGATTTTTATACCTCCACTATCTTTACAAGGTATGAAAAACCTAATTCTCTTAGCTTTTCTGTGCTTCTCTACGCTGGGATTTACACAGAATACATTCATTAGTCTATCTGATGAGGCATCTATCAATCTAATCACCATAGGCCCTGGAGCTGTACTCAATGACGCTTTTGGTCACAATGCAATTCACGTACGTGATTATAAGAAAGGGTTAGATATCGTATTTAACTACGGCAAGTTTAACTTTAAAACTCCTAACTTCTATCTAAAGTTTGCGAGAGGTAAACTTTTATATGAAGTAGGTGTAGATAAGTATGACGACTTTGAATATAGTTATAAGCTCCAGCAAAGATGGATTGAGTCTCAAGAGCTGCAACTCACTCAAGATCAGAAGCAAGATATTTTTGAGTTTTTAGTAAATAATGCTAAAGAAGAAAACAAATATTACAAATATGATTTCTTCTACGATAATTGCTCTACAAGACCATTTGAGATCATCAAAGATGAAGCTAATGTAACAATGAGCTATGATCATCAAGAAGCTGGCATGACACACCGTGATCTCATACACGAATACGTGTCATGGAACACTTGGGGAAGTATGGGAATTGATATCGCACTAGGGTCTGTAATTGATAGAACTGCTACCCCAGAAGAGTATTTGTTTTTACCACATGAGCTTATGTATGCTTTTCAAGAAGCTACTATACAAACACCTTCGGGAACACTACCACTCGTAAAAGAAACTAAAACCGTATTCTCACCGCAAATCAAACATCGCTATAGTACTAATTTCTTACTAAGTCCATTGTTTATACTTGGACTTCTAGCAGGGCTTATCATTTACAAAACCTACAAAGATCATAAGAATGAAAACCCACTAGGCTGGCTAGACACGAGTATTTTACTAATCACAGGGCTTATAGGAGTAGTAGTCTTTTTATTATGGTTTGGTACAGATCACAATGCCACTGCGTGGAATTACAATTTACTATGGGCCTTCCCATTTCATATACTAGCAGCATTTGCAGTAAAAAAAGCACAACCTCCACAATGGGTTTATCCTTATATGAAGTTGGCTGTAATTATGATGTCACTTCTATTCTTTCACTGGATTATAGGAGTCCAGCGATTTGCATTGTCTCTTTTACCGCTCCTTATAGCAGTTACGATACGCTATGTATTTATACTTAGAAGAATTAAACTTACGAGAACAAATGGTAATGAGGAGTAGTATTACTGCCCTCTGAAGTTGATGACCGTACTTATCGTTTTAAGTACTATACTCAAATCCATAAATAGATTACGGTGCTTAATATAATATAAGTCATACTGTAGTTTTTCTAGCGAGCCTTCTTCGGAGCTGGCATAGCCACCCATAACTTGCGCCCACCCTGTAAGTCCTGGCTTTATAATATGGCGTGTCTCATAAAAAGGTATCTCTTGAGAGAGTTCCTTTACAAATACTGGGCGTTCTGGCCTAGGACCTATCACACTCATTTCCCCTAGAAAGACATTTATAAATTGCGGAATTTCATCTAGTCTACTCTTCCTTAAAAATTTACCGAATGTTGTAATACGCGTATCATTTTTAGAAGACCATGCTGCTCCATCTTTCTCAGCATTTACAATCATTGTGCGCAGCTTTATAATCTTAAAAGTCTGACCACCTCTACCTATTCGTATTTGTGTATAAAACAGCGGACCACGATTACCTATTAAGTTTCCTAAAAAGACAATAGGTAATATAACAACTAAGAATATAATCCCGAATACAGACATGAGCACATCAAAAACGCGATGAATAAACCTATAAAATTTATTTTGATTGCTACGACTAAATGGAAAGTAACGGTAAAAATCTTTATCTACGTATTCTACAGGAACACGCTGCGTGATATCCTCATAAACCTGCATATACTCCCGAATGGGAAATCCTATTTTCAAGAGTGTTATGAGTTGGTTGTAAAGCTCAAGCGAAACGCCGTCCTCATAAGTACTAGCGACTATAATCTCTGAGATACCATTTTCTGAGATGGTTTCTTGAAGATCTTTAATAGGAAATCGCTTTGCCTCTGTTGAGATTACATCTGCAATAGACATGGGCTCAGTATTTATATAACCTGCAATTTTATAATTAGGATCTGCTCCTTCTAGGTTCTTAATAATCTTATGAATATTAAAAGAATCTCCTACTACAATTGCTTTCTTGTAAAATCTTGGTGCTGAAATAAGAGACACGTACAACCACCTCCATAAAGAAATCCCAATAATCATTGCAAGAAAAAAGTAAACAATCTGAAGCCTGTTTTCTGGTAGAATGGGTGTGTAAAAAGGAGTTAACAAGTAGAATAATACGGTAACTGCTACGGTAAGAATCACATTCTTAAGCATGGTTTGAAACTTCACCGTCTTTGGTAAAAAATAAAGTTCAAACACCGTCCCAAAAATAGACAGATACCCCACAAGCACGACGATTGCCGTTACGTTTTCCTTTCTGATTTTTACATAATCAAATTCTAAGAATAGTTCTGTAAGATATAGTGCTCCAAGGACAGATAAGATATCAAATATGCGCAGTAATACTTTACGCTCTGAGACATCAAAATGGATACTAGGTAAGAGGGACATTCGAGGTTGGTTGAGTACCGTAAATATATCACAAATTTAGCAGAGCACTTTATGCCATTGCTCTTTTACCACGATCCAATCAAAGGTTTCTACTTTTTGACGAGCATTCAATACTATTTTCTTTGTGCTAGCTGTATTCTCAAGCAACTCACTTAGCTTTTCTGAAAAAGCAGCAACATCCTCTGGAGCTGATAATAGACCATCTACAGTGTCCTGAATAAGATATGGCATTCCGCCTACATTTGTAGATACTACTGGTAGTCCAAGTGCCATAGCCTCCATCACACTTACAGGAGTATTGTCAAAATTTGTCGTACTTATAAAAACATCATGATCTTGCGCTAGGGATGTCCAAGCTTCTTTGGATAATCTACCCGTAAAATGTAAAGGGAGATTATGCTTCCTTACATAGGCCTCGCAAAGGGCTAAACTCCCATCCTTATCTGGCCCAACCATCGTTAATGTAGCTTCAGGATACTGTTGATATAATTTTTCAAGCACTTGAATCGCCATCAACGGATTATAAATTTCGGCAAACGATCGAACCCATAATAAGTTGGGTTGAAATACTGTTCGCTCTTTAAATGGATACTTCTCTAATTCAATGGTGTTAGGAATGTAAGTGATATTTGAGAATCCCGCTTTCGCGAAAGCGTTATATAAATACCCACTAGGAACCACGTTCACCGCTGCTTTGGTAAAGAGTTTCTTACATGTCTTTTTGTTGTTAATTAAACGTTCTGGCAAATTACCCCCATGTAAAATTGGGATATACGGAATACTGTAGGTTCTACATAAACTAGCAATGATGACAGCAAACCAAAAATTTGAGGTACTATACGTATCTATGAGAACAGTGTCTATACTTTTGCGAGAACGTAATAATGCACGCATCATACCGAACATGCGAAGTAACTTATTTGATATTGTTGACGTTACCTCAACATCATAGCCTTCCTGCCTCAGCAATAAACTAAGGGTCTCAATAGTGGTGACCGTCTTCCCTTTATTGGATAACGCGTTGCCTACATATAGGAGTCTTTTTCTTTTCATGAACAACGTTTAAAAGGGCAAGAGCATATATAAAAGCTGGTGCTGCAATACGCATTGATGAGTGATTTATAGTCATAAACCAAAATCCTAGAGCCGCATAAAACAAATAATTACGTCTATTTTTAGAGCGATACACTAAAGGGTAAATAATAAGAATCGCTAGAATAATTAATCCTAAAACACCATGCTCTGAGAGCAATCTACCCACCTCATTATGTGAGGCTGCGCCAATTCCTGTTTCCTCTGCTCTTAGTTCTTTTGACTTACCTGCACCGACTCCTGTAATCGGGTTATCATAAAATGCACTTAATTCTGTTTCAAATAATTCTGCTCTCCCAGTAGTTATATCGCTTTTGAGTCGTCCAGCAGCGTCTCTATTGGTATAGCGTTTATTGATGAGTCCGTTGGTCTGAAAAGAACTATAAGCACTAGCAGCCACCAGAACGCCTCCTAATAGTATTAGGTAAGTCATCATTCTTCTACGGGCAACTCCCTTTGAACCTGCAAAATATATTACTAAGAAGGCAGCACTGCACACAAGTCCGGCAATAACACCTCCCCTTGAGAAGGTTATTATCCCTTTATAAAGCAAGAAACCTGTTAATGCAAGATGTATAAATAGAAATATTTTATCCTTACTATAAATAACAAGCTGGACAAGTGTTAGAAACATACCAAGTCCTAACACTGTAGAAACTTGATTAGGACCAAAACCACCTGTAGCGGCGTAGTTTGCTCCTGTACCACTTAACGACTCTCTTAAGTCTGGAGTTCCTAAAGTGATGTAGATGGACATCCCCACAATAGGCAATAATATCCATCTAGTCAAGTTAGAAAGTTGTTGATAGGTTAATTTTCTATCTATGCAATACAAAGCTGAAAGCCCTAAACAAACTGGACCACTAAGATTAAAGAAGATTGCGTTTCTAACATTAGCGCCTAAATTAAGGTTCATTGCACCTACCAATATACTGGGAAGTAATAAAAAAATATACAACCAGTAAATTCCGGACTTACGACTAGTACCACTTAAGAATAGCCCTATTAACATAAAAGCTATTACCGAATATTTACCTGCTTCATACACAGGTATAGCTTGGCTCATTCTAAAAAACACCTCAGCACCGACCATATAGGCTGCTCCCATAAGAGCCTCGTTATTCTTATTTCCAGTTCTAAATATTTGTACTAAAAAATAGAGAATACTACCCGCAAAATAGACTAGAGCAAGCGACCTTACGAGATACACCAATACTCCCATGATGACATGAATCATCATAAAAGTCAAGTACGTAGATTGTTTGGATATATTCACCGCTCTAAGATATCAATCCTTTATAAATTGGTAAGATTTCATTCATAAATGCCTTCTCACTATAATTAACCTCCAGACTTCTTTTAAAATTCTCTCCAATGTCTTTTAAATCCTTTGGTTTCATTGTAAATACTCGCTGTAATACCTGAAACATTTCTGCATTTACATCATCTATAATAAAACCATTGAGACCTACAATCTTAGCGCATTGTCCTACATTAGTGGTTATGACTGGAAGTGCTGCATTACCATACTCTAATAGTGATAATGGTAAACCCTCAGATTTTGACACCAATACTCCAACTGTAGATTGACTAAGAATGTTTGAGATATCTGATCTTGAACCATAACAAAAAACAATCTCTTCTAATTTTTCCGTTTTTATAAAATCGTCAATAAGTTTTGAATAATTATCATGAAAATCTTTTCCTACAAAATGTAAAGTCCAACCTGGATATTTCAGCAAGCTTTCTTTGAAAACTTTCATTAAGTTTATATGATTTTTGATAGGTCTAAGGTTTGCTAATAAAAGTATCCTCTTACCATTTTCACCTTTAAGCGTAGTTAAGTGACTAACACTAGAGGTAGAGAGCAAAGAAAAATTATTTATAAAAAAATTTTTCTTTGCATATAAATTATCCTCGGCCCATATCAATAGCTTTTGATTTACAGCAATACTAACATCTATAAATCTTGAAAAAATCTTTATTTTCGAGAGTGCAACACCTCTTATCTCTGTGCTTAATCCAAAATGATTATGCCACAAAATTTTTATTTTAGGATATTTGATTTTTGACAAAATTGCTAACTGAATAGAAGTAGAATGCGCGTGTATTATATCTATATTAGTATCCTTTAGATATTTGAAAAATAAATTTAAAGCTCTATAATCTAACCTATTTTTTTTATTTAAAATAAAACATTGGACATTTTTATTAATCATCTTCTCTAGAGCCCCACCTCTCACGGTACTACACAAATATGATTCTATTCCAGCCATTGCATTTGCGTTTGCGATGTTTACAGCCATGCGCTCTGCTCCTCCGGCATCTAAAGAATCTATAAGTTGGAGGACTCTCATTGTAATAGCTTTTTGACTTCTTGAGCAAAGGTATCCATTGTGTATTGTCTAGACCACTCCGCAGCATCTTTACTCATTTGTGCAAGAGCTTCTTTGTTAGTTAGCTGATTTCTTAAATATTCAATATCGATATCTTCTGGATTATTTACGAGTATTCCTCGCTCACCATTTGCAATCATCCATGGTACGCATGATACACTCGACACAATAGGCACTACTCCCCAAAACATTGCCTCTGCGACAACCTTAGGCCAACCTTCACTTTTGGATAGTAATATAAGAAGATCTGCATTTTTGTAGGCTTCTTTTACTACATGTCCAGGTTGGTTTCCTCGTATGACGATTTGATCTAAAAGCCCATTTTCTTTTCGATACCACTTGATGTCTTCTACCGCTGGTCCATCGCCATACATCTCAAGCGTAATATCTAATCCAGAGCTACGTAAAGATTTGATAAGAGCTACAGTTTCAAAAGGTCTTTTATTTACTCCCATAGTACCCACATACATGGCTTTCAGAGGGTGCTTAAAATCTCTTTTTATGATGGGCTCCTTTTCATTATTGTAATAACTTGCCGTAAAAAAGGATTTAATATTTTTAGCTTGGCTCTTCCATTCGCCGTAAACCAGCACTTGCATATTCTTAGTCAATGCGGTATTAGAAAGTATCCACTTCTGCATTTTATAAGCTAGTGGCTGCTTCGATGCAGGATCCCAATTCCCAGCATACTTAACCGTTTTACGCTTTCGCGGAAGCGTTACTTGTATCATACTAGCTAATAAAGCAAGATTACCTGGACATCTTAGATGAATATGATCTGCCTTGCGCATAGAATTCCACAACACTATGGCTTGGTATGGAATGGTAAGAAACGAGATTACTGCCGATAACGCAGAATGAAACTCGAGTCTTCGTAATGATTGAACTTTAAAATCTTGTCTTTGAAAAGCTTGAGTTAAAAGTTTTCGTCCATATTTAGTAGGACATACAAAAGAAACATCACGGGCATGTTGCATCCATATATCCATTTCCTTCACATAAGGTGCGTACGCTTCCCTTTTGTCAGAATTACTTAAGATAGGTGCGTCAGATATGATAAGTAATTTCATAAAATATAATCAGCAGAATCGTTATCACTTACTTTTATAGCCGGCACACCTACTACCGTAGTTCCCGCAACAACGTTTTTAACTACAAGACTATTTGCTCCTATCACCGCTTTATCTCCTACCATTATTTTCCCTGCTATGGTTGAATTTGCACCTATATAAACGTGATCACCTATTACTGGAATACCACGATGATCGCCGCGACCACTTACACCTATGGTTACTCCTTGAGAGATGTTGCAATTCTTACCTATGATAGCCTTTGCGTTGATAATGATCCCAGAATGATGACCTATGTAAAATCCTTCTCCTATGGTTGCGCTATATGGAATGGTTATCCCTGTTAAGATTTCTATGGCTTTTAATTTGAGAACTCCTATAGCCAATAGTGGCCATTTTAATACTTTTGGCAGTCTAGATGTATAAATCCAATTGAAAAAACGATACTGTAACAATGCCCATAACCCTTGTTGTGTAAGCAACATTACTAAAGCCGGCTTCCCGCTATAGTCAGTATATCTTTTGATGTCTTTTGAAAACTTCATTAATTAGGTTTATTAAAAGGTAAACTCAATATACCTACGGTTCTTCCCATCGCTTCTGTAAATGCTTCTTTACGTTCACTCGTAGTAAAGATATTGAGAAGTCTAATACCAGTAAGCAATACGGTGATTTGATACCATTTGAGTTTGTTCCTAAATGATGGTTTGGGATGTTTTACTCGCCATACATACCAGCCATTGCGCACGACCATCTTACCGTAAGTGTATTTATTAGGTCTTCCAGCTGCATCGTGATGGTGTTCTAATTGTGCTGCTGTATTCACATACAGATCTCCTACATGAGATAATCGCAATGTAAAATCTGCATCCTCGTAGAGACCATAACCTTCAAAATATTCAGAGAACTTATGTTCTTTTAAAACAGCAAGAGGAAAACTAGAAACACCTCCCATTAACTGTTCTACTTTATAAATCTTACCAGAAGGTGGCAAAAAACTTATAGATCTACCATGACCAAATTCAGGATAAATAGCTGGTTGTGTTGTTTGTGCCAGCCCTAATTTTCTTCTTAGTTTGTAGCGACTGCTCTCCTTTCTCCTATAACCATCGTAATAATAATGGTTTAAATCCTCAACTTTTCCCTGTTCTGTCTTCTCCCAAGAAACTTCGTTTGTGATATAACCACCTACACCTATTGCCGCAGGAAAGTGACTGTATGTAGCTAATAATTGCTCAAAGTAATCAGGATTAAGAATCGTGTCATCATCAAGAAATGCAACTATA
The genomic region above belongs to Dokdonia sp. Dokd-P16 and contains:
- a CDS encoding O-antigen ligase family protein, whose translation is MNISKQSTYLTFMMIHVIMGVLVYLVRSLALVYFAGSILYFLVQIFRTGNKNNEALMGAAYMVGAEVFFRMSQAIPVYEAGKYSVIAFMLIGLFLSGTSRKSGIYWLYIFLLLPSILVGAMNLNLGANVRNAIFFNLSGPVCLGLSALYCIDRKLTYQQLSNLTRWILLPIVGMSIYITLGTPDLRESLSGTGANYAATGGFGPNQVSTVLGLGMFLTLVQLVIYSKDKIFLFIHLALTGFLLYKGIITFSRGGVIAGLVCSAAFLVIYFAGSKGVARRRMMTYLILLGGVLVAASAYSSFQTNGLINKRYTNRDAAGRLKSDITTGRAELFETELSAFYDNPITGVGAGKSKELRAEETGIGAASHNEVGRLLSEHGVLGLIILAILIIYPLVYRSKNRRNYLFYAALGFWFMTINHSSMRIAAPAFIYALALLNVVHEKKKTPICRQRVIQ
- a CDS encoding glycosyltransferase; this encodes MAGIESYLCSTVRGGALEKMINKNVQCFILNKKNRLDYRALNLFFKYLKDTNIDIIHAHSTSIQLAILSKIKYPKIKILWHNHFGLSTEIRGVALSKIKIFSRFIDVSIAVNQKLLIWAEDNLYAKKNFFINNFSLLSTSSVSHLTTLKGENGKRILLLANLRPIKNHINLMKVFKESLLKYPGWTLHFVGKDFHDNYSKLIDDFIKTEKLEEIVFCYGSRSDISNILSQSTVGVLVSKSEGLPLSLLEYGNAALPVITTNVGQCAKIVGLNGFIIDDVNAEMFQVLQRVFTMKPKDLKDIGENFKRSLEVNYSEKAFMNEILPIYKGLIS
- a CDS encoding DUF4105 domain-containing protein, with product MKNLILLAFLCFSTLGFTQNTFISLSDEASINLITIGPGAVLNDAFGHNAIHVRDYKKGLDIVFNYGKFNFKTPNFYLKFARGKLLYEVGVDKYDDFEYSYKLQQRWIESQELQLTQDQKQDIFEFLVNNAKEENKYYKYDFFYDNCSTRPFEIIKDEANVTMSYDHQEAGMTHRDLIHEYVSWNTWGSMGIDIALGSVIDRTATPEEYLFLPHELMYAFQEATIQTPSGTLPLVKETKTVFSPQIKHRYSTNFLLSPLFILGLLAGLIIYKTYKDHKNENPLGWLDTSILLITGLIGVVVFLLWFGTDHNATAWNYNLLWAFPFHILAAFAVKKAQPPQWVYPYMKLAVIMMSLLFFHWIIGVQRFALSLLPLLIAVTIRYVFILRRIKLTRTNGNEE
- a CDS encoding glycosyltransferase family 2 protein; amino-acid sequence: MQQYKLSLIICTYMRPDPLTRLLESVMLQTQVPDEILIIDGSIDDDTGSRFRESGNNIIHYHKVPQEHRGLTKQRNYGIARVNDEIDIVAFLDDDTILNPDYFEQLLATYSHFPAAIGVGGYITNEVSWEKTEQGKVEDLNHYYYDGYRRKESSRYKLRRKLGLAQTTQPAIYPEFGHGRSISFLPPSGKIYKVEQLMGGVSSFPLAVLKEHKFSEYFEGYGLYEDADFTLRLSHVGDLYVNTAAQLEHHHDAAGRPNKYTYGKMVVRNGWYVWRVKHPKPSFRNKLKWYQITVLLTGIRLLNIFTTSERKEAFTEAMGRTVGILSLPFNKPN
- a CDS encoding glycosyltransferase family 4 protein, yielding MKRKRLLYVGNALSNKGKTVTTIETLSLLLRQEGYDVEVTSTISNKLLRMFGMMRALLRSRKSIDTVLIDTYSTSNFWFAVIIASLCRTYSIPYIPILHGGNLPERLINNKKTCKKLFTKAAVNVVPSGYLYNAFAKAGFSNITYIPNTIELEKYPFKERTVFQPNLLWVRSFAEIYNPLMAIQVLEKLYQQYPEATLTMVGPDKDGSLALCEAYVRKHNLPLHFTGRLSKEAWTSLAQDHDVFISTTNFDNTPVSVMEAMALGLPVVSTNVGGMPYLIQDTVDGLLSAPEDVAAFSEKLSELLENTASTKKIVLNARQKVETFDWIVVKEQWHKVLC
- a CDS encoding serine O-acetyltransferase, with protein sequence MKFSKDIKRYTDYSGKPALVMLLTQQGLWALLQYRFFNWIYTSRLPKVLKWPLLAIGVLKLKAIEILTGITIPYSATIGEGFYIGHHSGIIINAKAIIGKNCNISQGVTIGVSGRGDHRGIPVIGDHVYIGANSTIAGKIMVGDKAVIGANSLVVKNVVAGTTVVGVPAIKVSDNDSADYIL
- a CDS encoding glycosyltransferase family 4 protein, which codes for MKLLIISDAPILSNSDKREAYAPYVKEMDIWMQHARDVSFVCPTKYGRKLLTQAFQRQDFKVQSLRRLEFHSALSAVISFLTIPYQAIVLWNSMRKADHIHLRCPGNLALLASMIQVTLPRKRKTVKYAGNWDPASKQPLAYKMQKWILSNTALTKNMQVLVYGEWKSQAKNIKSFFTASYYNNEKEPIIKRDFKHPLKAMYVGTMGVNKRPFETVALIKSLRSSGLDITLEMYGDGPAVEDIKWYRKENGLLDQIVIRGNQPGHVVKEAYKNADLLILLSKSEGWPKVVAEAMFWGVVPIVSSVSCVPWMIANGERGILVNNPEDIDIEYLRNQLTNKEALAQMSKDAAEWSRQYTMDTFAQEVKKLLQ
- a CDS encoding sugar transferase; the encoded protein is MSLLPSIHFDVSERKVLLRIFDILSVLGALYLTELFLEFDYVKIRKENVTAIVVLVGYLSIFGTVFELYFLPKTVKFQTMLKNVILTVAVTVLFYLLTPFYTPILPENRLQIVYFFLAMIIGISLWRWLYVSLISAPRFYKKAIVVGDSFNIHKIIKNLEGADPNYKIAGYINTEPMSIADVISTEAKRFPIKDLQETISENGISEIIVASTYEDGVSLELYNQLITLLKIGFPIREYMQVYEDITQRVPVEYVDKDFYRYFPFSRSNQNKFYRFIHRVFDVLMSVFGIIFLVVILPIVFLGNLIGNRGPLFYTQIRIGRGGQTFKIIKLRTMIVNAEKDGAAWSSKNDTRITTFGKFLRKSRLDEIPQFINVFLGEMSVIGPRPERPVFVKELSQEIPFYETRHIIKPGLTGWAQVMGGYASSEEGSLEKLQYDLYYIKHRNLFMDLSIVLKTISTVINFRGQ